In Xenorhabdus nematophila ATCC 19061, one DNA window encodes the following:
- a CDS encoding hydroxymethylglutaryl-CoA synthase family protein — protein MWDEVGIEAMNFYGGEVTIDVAKLFQHRQLDTSRFDNLMMKNKSVAMPYEDAVVFAVNAARPLIDSLTDDERNEIDLLIVGSESGIDFGKSISNYVHPFLMLSRRCRMFETKQACFAGTAALQAAYAHIYAHPNKKAKALVITSDVARPARNTYVEPSQGAGAVAMLISRNPQIMAFDHGASGLHSFHVMDTFRPDPFIEAGDIDLSLLTYIECFEHAFDDYASKVEGCDFVDTFGLLAFHTPFPGMVKGAHRKVFRKVKQAPPTQVNEDFLQRVMPSIVWCQQVGNIYTGTVYLALASAITHASLEIETRIGIFSYGSGCSSEFYSGVISPRSQSVLAKMNIAGQLAERHQLSCEDYDAVVESISQIKFGTANVRLDPEMFPWSKLPSGSVARRLALVEIRDYERIYAWR, from the coding sequence ATGTGGGATGAAGTAGGTATTGAAGCCATGAATTTTTATGGCGGAGAGGTAACTATTGATGTTGCTAAGCTATTTCAACATCGCCAATTGGATACTAGCCGTTTTGATAACCTAATGATGAAAAACAAATCGGTGGCTATGCCTTATGAAGATGCTGTGGTCTTTGCTGTTAATGCAGCTCGTCCATTGATAGATTCATTGACTGATGATGAAAGGAATGAAATTGATTTACTGATAGTTGGTAGTGAATCTGGCATTGACTTTGGAAAATCGATCAGTAATTACGTCCATCCATTTCTGATGCTTAGCCGTCGGTGCCGGATGTTTGAAACTAAACAGGCTTGTTTTGCCGGTACCGCCGCATTACAAGCCGCTTACGCACACATTTACGCGCATCCGAATAAAAAGGCGAAAGCGCTGGTCATTACCAGTGATGTTGCCCGTCCGGCACGTAATACCTATGTTGAACCTAGCCAAGGGGCGGGAGCGGTTGCGATGTTGATAAGCCGTAATCCGCAAATCATGGCGTTTGATCATGGTGCGAGCGGATTGCACAGCTTCCATGTGATGGACACATTCCGCCCAGATCCCTTTATTGAAGCAGGCGATATCGATCTTTCATTACTGACATATATTGAATGTTTTGAACATGCTTTCGATGATTATGCGAGTAAAGTTGAAGGTTGTGACTTTGTTGATACTTTTGGTTTATTGGCTTTCCATACTCCATTCCCGGGTATGGTAAAGGGTGCTCATCGTAAAGTTTTTCGCAAAGTGAAACAGGCACCTCCGACACAGGTGAATGAAGATTTCCTGCAGCGGGTAATGCCGTCGATTGTCTGGTGCCAGCAAGTGGGAAACATTTATACGGGCACAGTGTATCTTGCACTGGCCAGTGCGATTACACATGCTTCGCTTGAAATAGAAACGAGAATTGGCATTTTTTCTTATGGTTCAGGATGCAGTTCAGAATTTTATAGTGGTGTAATTTCCCCCCGTTCGCAATCTGTATTGGCAAAAATGAATATTGCTGGGCAGTTGGCTGAACGCCATCAATTGTCATGTGAAGACTATGATGCAGTGGTTGAGAGCATTAGTCAGATTAAATTCGGTACGGCAAATGTCCGTCTCGACCCTGAAATGTTTCCGTGGTCAAAATTGCCGTCTGGTTCTGTAGCACGCCGTTTAGCATTGGTGGAGATCCGTGATTATGAGCGCATTTACGCCTGGCGTTAA
- a CDS encoding beta-ketoacyl synthase N-terminal-like domain-containing protein → MEKVVITGVGIETAVASDYKEFSQALHYGIAPEFIRHQVDEIEYFAAKLPPDRLKRLKAQFSASLRCHLRTAPEYIYWAIKVAKQAVEMSCLTPDELTRCCLVIAGGEFDAHYRYTNFMLYQQEPEYIKPSYALAHMDIDVLGAISEVFPVIQDGFIINGASASGNIALIRALQLMRAGVYERCLIVSPPQFLSPVEIQSFIRAGAMMDATANSSSTAIYHPFDEQRYTGFIYGQGAAALVVERNEVALLRGAVPLVSVSGAGVSLAGLRTTAPSLEGEIAAMKAAMQEAGVVPTQINYINTHGTGSSLGDNVEAEAILRLFSDSPSLRINATKALSGHCLSASALIEIVAVCAQIQQQFVHANPELNIPIAKLPFVGIKSETWSIQHAIANSFAFSGVHTSLVLSAR, encoded by the coding sequence ATGGAAAAGGTAGTCATTACAGGTGTAGGAATTGAAACGGCCGTTGCATCTGATTATAAGGAGTTCAGTCAGGCTTTACATTATGGGATAGCACCTGAGTTTATCCGCCATCAGGTGGATGAGATTGAATATTTTGCTGCCAAGTTGCCGCCCGATAGATTGAAGCGGTTAAAAGCTCAGTTTTCAGCATCACTCCGGTGTCATTTACGGACAGCCCCTGAATACATTTATTGGGCAATTAAAGTTGCAAAGCAAGCAGTTGAAATGTCATGTCTTACACCGGATGAGCTAACACGTTGTTGCCTTGTTATTGCAGGAGGAGAGTTTGATGCCCACTATCGTTACACCAATTTTATGCTTTATCAGCAAGAGCCTGAATATATCAAGCCCAGTTATGCTCTTGCTCATATGGATATTGATGTATTAGGGGCAATTTCAGAGGTATTTCCTGTCATCCAGGATGGCTTTATTATCAACGGTGCTTCAGCAAGCGGAAATATTGCGCTCATACGAGCACTACAATTGATGCGGGCGGGAGTATATGAGCGTTGTTTAATTGTTTCTCCACCCCAGTTCTTATCTCCAGTTGAAATTCAGTCTTTTATACGTGCTGGCGCCATGATGGATGCAACAGCCAATTCGAGCTCCACGGCAATCTATCACCCATTCGACGAGCAACGTTATACAGGATTTATCTATGGACAAGGTGCAGCCGCACTTGTCGTAGAACGAAATGAAGTCGCGTTGTTGCGTGGTGCTGTACCTTTGGTAAGCGTTAGTGGAGCGGGCGTATCACTGGCCGGATTGAGAACCACTGCGCCTTCTCTTGAAGGTGAAATTGCTGCTATGAAAGCGGCAATGCAAGAGGCTGGTGTTGTTCCGACACAGATTAATTATATTAACACTCACGGTACTGGCTCATCACTGGGTGATAATGTTGAAGCTGAGGCCATACTCAGACTTTTTTCAGACTCGCCATCTTTACGTATTAACGCGACTAAAGCACTAAGCGGGCATTGTCTGTCTGCATCGGCTCTTATTGAAATAGTTGCTGTTTGCGCACAAATTCAGCAGCAGTTCGTACATGCAAATCCAGAACTTAACATACCTATTGCCAAATTACCTTTTGTCGGGATAAAAAGCGAAACATGGTCTATACAGCATGCAATTGCCAATAGTTTCGCTTTTTCAGGTGTACACACCAGTTTGGTGCTGTCTGCAAGGTAA
- a CDS encoding phosphopantetheine-binding protein translates to MYKYNQAYKVIKKVILEINSDLTQDIITPDVSMKDLNLSSIDRMEVVVESMMYLKIKVPNQEIVKANNIGDLAHIFAKYIN, encoded by the coding sequence ATGTATAAATATAACCAAGCATATAAAGTAATTAAAAAGGTTATTTTGGAGATAAACTCTGACTTAACTCAAGATATCATCACTCCAGATGTAAGCATGAAGGATCTCAACTTAAGTTCTATCGATAGAATGGAGGTTGTTGTTGAATCAATGATGTATTTGAAAATAAAAGTTCCTAATCAAGAAATAGTTAAGGCTAATAATATTGGTGATCTTGCTCATATATTCGCAAAGTATATAAACTAA
- a CDS encoding IS110 family transposase — translation MKYTPVGVDIAKYLMQIHFVDEYTGEIIDKQLRRRDFLTFFSNREPCLIGMEACGGAHYWARELKKLGHEVHLLQAKFVKAFRLGNKNDVMDARAIWMAVQQPGKPVAIKNEEQQTLLSVHRMRNQLVKFRTAQINALHGLLLEFGETVHKGRASLNKAIPEVLERLRITLSPFLISLIEEQYYRLSELDNEIDGLEKQLTEWAKQNADCQRIMKIPGVGVLIATAAIATMGDPTAFRSGREFSAYLGLVPRQTGTGGRVKLLGISKRGDTYLRTLFIHGARVATLCTKTPPLWVSELKKRRPVSVAIVGMANKLARTVWALIAHQREYEKDYVSVRPY, via the coding sequence ATGAAATATACGCCTGTTGGCGTCGATATCGCAAAGTATCTGATGCAAATTCATTTCGTTGATGAATATACCGGTGAAATCATTGATAAACAGCTACGACGACGGGATTTTTTGACTTTTTTCAGCAACCGGGAGCCTTGTCTGATTGGTATGGAAGCGTGTGGTGGTGCCCACTATTGGGCTCGGGAGCTGAAAAAATTAGGGCATGAAGTTCATTTGCTTCAGGCCAAATTTGTTAAAGCTTTTCGTCTAGGTAACAAAAACGATGTCATGGATGCCCGGGCAATCTGGATGGCCGTTCAGCAACCGGGTAAACCCGTCGCTATCAAAAATGAAGAACAACAAACCCTACTTTCTGTGCACCGGATGCGTAATCAGTTAGTGAAATTCAGAACCGCACAAATTAATGCATTGCATGGATTGTTATTGGAATTTGGTGAGACAGTGCATAAGGGGCGGGCATCGTTAAACAAAGCGATACCCGAGGTGCTTGAACGGCTAAGGATAACACTCTCCCCCTTCCTGATCAGCCTGATTGAAGAGCAATATTATCGCCTGAGTGAGCTCGATAACGAAATTGACGGTCTGGAAAAACAATTGACTGAGTGGGCAAAACAGAATGCGGATTGTCAGCGGATCATGAAAATTCCGGGTGTGGGTGTTCTGATTGCTACAGCAGCCATCGCTACGATGGGGGATCCCACTGCTTTCCGATCAGGCCGGGAGTTTTCCGCCTATCTGGGCTTGGTTCCCCGGCAAACAGGAACAGGTGGCCGAGTTAAATTACTGGGCATCAGTAAACGTGGGGATACGTATCTAAGAACGTTGTTTATCCATGGCGCCAGAGTCGCCACGTTATGCACGAAAACACCACCGTTGTGGGTAAGCGAACTGAAGAAACGACGTCCGGTTAGTGTTGCGATTGTCGGGATGGCGAATAAACTGGCTCGTACGGTCTGGGCACTGATTGCTCATCAACGGGAATATGAAAAAGATTACGTCAGTGTCAGGCCTTATTGA
- a CDS encoding DUF4158 domain-containing protein, translated as MQPTRPSRIQILKTDEIDELYRRPEFSQTEREEYFALNDILLEHIRAIEKLENRIYFILFIGYFRAKPVIPKFHLKDVRPDVMYICQTYFSGAKPRYTELAKSTRSRLINQVLALLSFEQLTPAMTDNLVLRLQDVAIIYADPRYIAES; from the coding sequence ATGCAGCCGACGCGCCCAAGCCGGATACAAATTCTTAAAACCGATGAAATTGATGAGCTGTATCGCCGCCCCGAATTCAGTCAGACAGAACGTGAAGAATATTTTGCCCTGAATGACATACTGCTTGAACACATCCGCGCAATAGAGAAACTCGAAAACCGTATTTATTTTATTCTCTTTATTGGATATTTCCGGGCTAAGCCCGTTATTCCCAAATTCCATTTAAAGGACGTTAGACCGGATGTTATGTATATTTGCCAGACCTACTTTTCAGGCGCAAAACCACGGTACACTGAGTTGGCCAAATCAACCCGATCCCGGCTAATCAATCAGGTTCTGGCCTTGCTTAGTTTTGAGCAGCTAACCCCCGCCATGACTGACAATTTGGTCTTACGTCTCCAGGACGTCGCAATCATCTATGCTGATCCCCGATATATAGCAGAATCATAA
- a CDS encoding IS630 transposase-related protein, with translation MGYSLDFRRRVLAYKDKHALTFEQTRDHFEVSIRTLFRWCNKIEPCMTRDKPPTKISDETLIADVKNYPDDYQWERAKRLGVSQSAVHYALKRLKITVKKNAQTSRR, from the coding sequence ATGGGTTACAGTCTAGATTTTCGAAGAAGAGTACTGGCATACAAAGACAAGCATGCATTGACATTCGAGCAAACCCGCGACCACTTTGAGGTCTCTATCCGCACTCTGTTTCGGTGGTGCAATAAAATAGAACCCTGTATGACACGTGATAAGCCGCCCACGAAAATCAGTGATGAGACACTTATCGCCGATGTCAAAAATTATCCCGATGATTATCAATGGGAAAGAGCAAAACGTCTGGGTGTCTCACAATCGGCTGTCCATTACGCCCTGAAACGACTCAAAATAACCGTCAAAAAAAACGCACAAACATCCCGCCGCTGA
- a CDS encoding recombinase family protein: MILGMTKMALLGYARVSTSQQKLDIQIASLKQAGVREDRIFTDKMTGKTDDREGLKKLLARAERDDTIICTKMDRLGRNTADMIKIVDNCYKKGIPLRFLDNHLSTEGIAESI, from the coding sequence GTGATACTGGGAATGACGAAAATGGCATTATTGGGCTATGCAAGGGTATCCACCTCACAACAGAAACTTGACATTCAGATTGCGTCTCTGAAACAGGCCGGTGTTCGTGAAGACCGGATCTTCACGGATAAAATGACTGGAAAAACGGACGACAGAGAGGGACTGAAAAAATTGCTGGCCAGAGCAGAACGGGACGATACCATTATCTGCACCAAAATGGATCGCTTAGGCCGGAATACCGCTGACATGATAAAAATTGTCGATAACTGCTACAAAAAGGGAATTCCCCTTCGTTTTTTGGACAACCACCTCAGCACTGAAGGTATAGCAGAATCAATATAA